One genomic window of Thalassoroseus pseudoceratinae includes the following:
- the nrfD gene encoding NrfD/PsrC family molybdoenzyme membrane anchor subunit: MSSHSPDSSSHDAQHSSADPMIGPGHSLGSVTDKITSLTLRQGVGWKWLLGFAVSFALVMLLMLSVAVLFKYGVGVWGLNIPVGWGFAIVNFVWWVGIGHAGTLISAVLLLLRQQWRTSINRFAEAMTLFAVACAGMYPLLHMGRPQYFYWIFPYPNTMDIYPQFRSPLVWDAFALTAYGTVSALFWYVGLIPDMATLRDRAKTRFSQITYGFLSMGWRGSARHWKRYETAYLLLAGLATPLVVSVHTIVSFDFAVGIIPGWHATVFPPYFVAGAIYSGFAMVLTLCIPLRVAYGLKDFITDRHLDNMAKVMLASGLVVAYGYGMEAFMAYYSGHDVEAYMLENRMGGPYAFFFWSLLACNIAIPQLLWFPAVRRNSKMLFVIAIIINIGMWLERFIIVVTSLHRDFLPSSWDMYYPTFWDWALYIGTIGFFFACLFIFVRLLPAISIFEMRELLETEEGGNGHGH; encoded by the coding sequence ATGAGTAGTCATTCGCCAGACTCGTCTTCACACGACGCCCAGCATTCATCCGCCGATCCGATGATCGGTCCGGGTCACAGCTTGGGGTCGGTGACGGACAAGATCACCAGTTTGACGCTCCGACAGGGGGTCGGTTGGAAGTGGCTTCTCGGCTTCGCGGTCAGCTTTGCGTTGGTCATGTTGCTGATGCTCTCCGTGGCGGTGCTGTTTAAGTACGGTGTCGGCGTTTGGGGCCTCAATATCCCGGTTGGGTGGGGTTTTGCGATCGTCAACTTCGTGTGGTGGGTTGGGATCGGTCACGCGGGAACGCTGATTTCCGCGGTGCTGTTGCTGCTGCGTCAACAATGGCGGACGAGTATCAACCGATTCGCGGAAGCCATGACGCTATTCGCCGTTGCCTGTGCCGGGATGTATCCCCTGTTGCACATGGGGCGACCGCAATATTTCTATTGGATTTTCCCGTACCCCAACACGATGGACATCTATCCGCAATTCCGCAGCCCGTTGGTTTGGGATGCATTTGCGTTGACGGCCTACGGCACGGTGTCCGCTCTGTTCTGGTACGTCGGTTTGATTCCGGATATGGCCACCCTCCGCGACCGTGCGAAAACACGGTTCTCACAGATCACTTACGGCTTTTTGTCGATGGGATGGCGAGGATCGGCTCGGCACTGGAAACGCTATGAAACCGCGTATTTGCTGCTCGCCGGTTTGGCTACGCCGTTGGTGGTCTCGGTGCACACGATCGTGAGTTTCGACTTCGCAGTTGGCATTATCCCCGGTTGGCACGCGACTGTGTTTCCGCCCTACTTTGTGGCGGGGGCGATTTACTCCGGCTTCGCGATGGTGCTCACGCTGTGTATACCGTTGCGGGTTGCATATGGATTGAAGGATTTCATCACCGATCGCCACCTCGACAACATGGCGAAAGTGATGCTGGCTTCCGGGTTGGTCGTCGCGTACGGCTACGGTATGGAAGCGTTCATGGCGTACTACAGTGGTCATGATGTCGAAGCCTACATGCTGGAAAACCGGATGGGTGGGCCATACGCCTTCTTCTTCTGGTCATTGCTGGCTTGCAACATTGCGATTCCCCAACTGCTCTGGTTCCCGGCGGTTCGTCGGAACTCCAAGATGCTGTTCGTGATCGCGATCATCATCAACATCGGCATGTGGTTGGAACGGTTCATTATCGTCGTGACCAGCTTACACCGCGATTTCTTGCCGTCGTCTTGGGATATGTATTATCCGACGTTCTGGGATTGGGCGTTGTACATCGGCACTATCGGATTCTTCTTCGCTTGCTTGTTCATTTTCGTGCGACTATTGCCTGCGATTTCGATCTTCGAAATGCGTGAATTGTTGGAGACGGAAGAAGGGGGGAACGGGCATGGCCACTAA